A genomic region of Desulfosarcina ovata subsp. ovata contains the following coding sequences:
- a CDS encoding lamin tail domain-containing protein: MADIYQQIWDADQSGSGVRPILDTESGDPSTGFVKVNSRLTATDRDLRVLTETVIPESKRRSYELCRVLFDNYALPERDEEQETAQEREEVHDLVHAMVDTPPMLVARDYVARATETSITRERWYNTLMEMWFRRFSMGGDPHLTGFEHVAVGEQEGAKAQGYHFWYKYYLDDGFARQVDGATNHFPGLSDDRIVYLGSKQSAEQSQFPESVTISYRWQAPDYDRDALRPLTKKIGGFFVGCSVEGLLALGTVRAHVGARAPKDAVINGARYHLKVFRDDSNRHVRTFYPVFSGAEGPTIPSTPPVTPTDIDIPVPPATPVVDGRIRIIAALVNPEGHDPGSESVTLINTGSAAAALDGWHLEDRNARRQPLSGMTVGAGETLRVVLDPSGVQLSNKGGSIRLLDANDHAVHLVTYSKGQVKTQGETILL, translated from the coding sequence ATGGCCGACATCTATCAGCAAATCTGGGATGCGGATCAGTCCGGTTCCGGTGTCAGACCCATTCTCGATACCGAGAGCGGCGATCCGTCAACGGGGTTCGTCAAGGTCAACAGCCGTCTGACGGCCACGGACAGGGACCTGCGAGTTCTCACCGAGACTGTCATTCCCGAAAGCAAACGCCGCTCCTATGAGCTGTGCCGGGTGCTGTTCGACAACTATGCGCTGCCCGAACGCGATGAGGAGCAGGAAACGGCCCAGGAGCGCGAGGAGGTGCACGATCTGGTGCACGCCATGGTGGATACGCCGCCCATGCTGGTGGCGCGCGACTATGTGGCCCGCGCCACGGAAACCAGCATCACTCGCGAGCGGTGGTACAATACCCTCATGGAGATGTGGTTCCGGCGGTTTTCCATGGGTGGGGATCCGCACCTGACAGGGTTCGAACACGTGGCCGTGGGCGAACAGGAAGGCGCCAAGGCACAGGGCTACCATTTCTGGTACAAGTACTACCTCGACGATGGCTTCGCGCGACAGGTGGACGGCGCGACCAACCATTTTCCCGGCCTGTCCGACGACCGTATCGTCTATCTGGGGTCCAAACAGTCCGCCGAACAGTCCCAGTTCCCGGAATCGGTGACCATCTCCTATCGCTGGCAGGCGCCGGATTACGACCGTGACGCCCTGCGCCCGCTGACCAAAAAAATCGGCGGGTTTTTCGTGGGTTGCAGCGTCGAAGGGCTGCTGGCCCTGGGGACGGTGCGTGCCCACGTCGGTGCGCGGGCTCCCAAGGACGCCGTGATCAACGGTGCGCGGTACCATCTGAAGGTCTTCCGGGATGACTCGAACCGCCACGTCAGAACCTTTTACCCGGTTTTTTCCGGGGCGGAAGGCCCGACCATCCCATCGACGCCTCCGGTGACCCCGACCGACATCGATATCCCCGTTCCACCGGCAACACCGGTGGTCGACGGCCGCATCCGCATCATCGCCGCCCTGGTCAACCCAGAGGGGCACGATCCGGGAAGTGAAAGCGTGACCCTGATCAATACCGGCAGTGCCGCCGCCGCCCTTGACGGCTGGCACCTTGAAGACCGCAACGCCAGGCGGCAGCCGCTTTCGGGCATGACCGTCGGTGCCGGTGAAACGCTTCGCGTGGTGCTCGATCCGTCCGGTGTCCAACTCTCCAACAAGGGCGGGAGCATCCGCCTTCTCGACGCCAATGATCATGCGG